Proteins from a single region of Anastrepha ludens isolate Willacy chromosome 5, idAnaLude1.1, whole genome shotgun sequence:
- the LOC128863868 gene encoding protein cornichon homolog 4, with protein sequence MLPEPATFAITLLLYGAILLLLIYYVLTLADLECDYLNAQECCARLNFWVIPKFGSHAILCIILLLGGHWIMFILNIPMVMWLCYELYRQPRDSLGVYDPVDIHSQGLLKVHLRNCMIYLGYYFIMFFVALYCLISALLKGDPIKRHEEGEIITEF encoded by the exons ATGTTACCAGAACCGGCTACATTTGCAATCACTTTGCTTTTGTATGGCGCAATACTTCTACTGCTCATCTATTAC GTGTTGACTCTTGCCGATCTAGAATGTGACTATCTGAATGCTCAGGAGTGCTGTGCACGTCTAAATTTCTGGGTTATACCCAAGTTTGGGTCCCACGCAATACTCTGTATCATCTTACTGCTCGGTGGGCACTGGATTATGTTCATACTAAATATCCCAATGGTAATGTGGCTATGTTACGAATTATACCGGCAGCCAAGAGATAGTCTAGGCGTTTACGATCCTGTTGACATACACAGTCAAGGACTTTTAAAAGTGCATCTGAGGAACTGTATGATTTACTTGGGATACTACTTTATTATGTTCTTTGTAGCTTTGTATTG tttgatttctgcattacttaAAGGAGATCCTATCAAACGACATGAAGAGGGAGAAATTATAACAGAGTTTTAA
- the LOC128863867 gene encoding uncharacterized protein LOC128863867, giving the protein MGIIEYEIEEIRKLCENTVPNSKIIACLCGDSPLVRVDIHDNSLHRQLTVCLRFPPEYPNDSILVELKSRTLSLKFLDSLARLCEKHARQHLGKPQGLHVLCFVQQYIHENPLCVCFDEIQELRRDLSANATPDLLKLKQRHSIVQLTAKGGEYYYKLNAYIPNEYPKQGVQLQQQESNLPPILVRYLNGQSCEIARQCVEPPLRVDKNNQAAFQPVPSLYRALKFCLEATSDFDVELCPICDKKVLPKEPSQLELDDTKDAFVERVYCGHLFHQGCLKHYLQQPPFPKSGKLCPAKRRHPRSDAKFYVGSASGRQPTVSADTGGRCSIRLAHDRWVVNVKLAESRWAQKQARERELQEVLDFLK; this is encoded by the coding sequence ATGGGTATAATTGAATACGAAATAGAAGAAATACGAAAGTTGTGCGAGAATACCGTGCCAAATTCCAAAATAATCGCATGCCTTTGTGGGGACTCGCCGCTTGTACGTGTGGACATTCACGACAATTCGTTGCATCGGCAACTTACTGTTTGTTTGCGCTTTCCACCGGAGTATCCTAATGATTCAATACTAGTCGAATTGAAAAGTCGCACactgtcattaaaatttttagacagCCTTGCAAGACTTTGCGAAAAACATGCCCGTCAACATTTAGGGAAACCTCAGGGATTACATGTGCTGTGTTTTGTTCAGCAGTATATACACGAAAACCCGCTTTGCGTGTGTTTTGACGAAATACAAGAGTTGCGTCGTGATCTCAGTGCGAATGCAACACCGGATCTATTGAAATTAAAGCAACGCCATTCGATTGTACAATTAACTGCTAAGGGTGGAGAGTATTATTATAAACTAAATGCATATATTCCAAATGAGTATCCAAAGCAGGGTGTACAACTCCAGCAACAAGAATCAAATTTGCCACCTATTTTGGTTCGTTACTTGAATGGACAGTCTTGCGAAATAGCTAGACAGTGTGTAGAGCCCCCATTACGTGTGGACAAAAATAATCAAGCTGCATTTCAACCGGTTCCAAGTTTGTACCGCGCATTAAAGTTTTGTTTGGAAGCTACTTCCGATTTCGATGTAGAATTATGTCCAATTTGTGATAAAAAGGTGCTACCAAAGGAACCGTCACAACTGGAGTTAGATGATACCAAAGATGCATTTGTAGAACGTGTATATTGCGGCCATCTTTTTCACCAGGGCTGCCTTAAACATTATCTACAGCAACCACCTTTTCCTAAGAGTGGTAAATTATGCCCAGCTAAGAGACGACATCCGCGTTCCGATGCTAAATTCTATGTGGGTTCCGCGAGCGGACGGCAACCAACAGTTAGTGCAGATACCGGTGGAAGATGCAGCATTCGATTAGCTCACGATCGCTGGGTCGTCAATGTGAAGTTGGCCGAATCACGGTGGGCGCAAAAACAAGCGCGTGAACGCGAATTACAAGAAGTATTGGATTTTCTGAAGTAA
- the LOC128863711 gene encoding ketimine reductase mu-crystallin isoform X2 translates to MTSAVLYINAEQVRNVLHWPMVCEAVEEAMKSVAHSHEHSCPGSNRPLTNQPARSMTFCGKKSQILLTMPGYVANYRLTAATNNGAAKEHFSTLGCKLVTSFAGNTVRDIPLPNIMANILLFNSETGKLNCIVDGTDITAWRTAAASIVATKYLYFLRYPEGVVRPIKVAIIGTGVQGESHALGMCSSFTVTDIYLWNRTASKAESLAQELKTKAPNARVHVSKNVADAVINADVICVGTYAQTPLVTHEMIKKNHVHINCMAAEDVTVAQAVFNAAQDRTD, encoded by the exons ATGACTTCGGCCGTTCTCTACATAAATGCAGAACAAGTACGAAATGTACTCCATTGGCCTATGGTATGCGAGGCTGTTGAAGAGGCCATGAAGTCAGTTGCGCATTCTCACGAACACTCATGCCCAGGATCCAATCGCCCCCTAACGAACCAGCCAGCACGGAGCATGACATTTTGTGgcaaaaaatcacaaatattaTTAACAATGCCAGGATATGTAGCCAACTACCGGCTTACCGCCGCGACAAACAATGGagcagctaaagaacattttAGTACGCTAGGCTGCAAACTTGTAACATCATTTGCGGGAAACACGGTGCGTGACATTCCATTACCGAATATTATGGCAAATATACTCCTTTTTAATTCGGAAACtggaaaattaaattgtattgtTGATGGCACAGATATCACTGCTTGGCGTACAGCAGCTGCTTCCATTGTGGCCACCAAGTACCTGTATTTTCTCCGTTATCCTGAAGGTGTTGTACGGCCAATTAAGGTGGCAATTATTGGTACCGGAGTTCAAGGTGAAAGCCATGCTCTTGGAATGTGTTCATCTTTCACAGTTACCGATATTTATCTTTGGAACCGTACTGCCAGCAAAGCCGAGTCATTAGCGCAAGAACTGAAAACAAAGGCACCTAATGCACGGGTTCATGTAAGCAAGAACGTTGCCGATGCAGTAATTAATGCCGATGTAATTTGTGTGGGCACTTATGCCCAAACGCCTCTAGTTACGCACGAGATGATTAAGAAAAATCATGTTCACATCAACT GTATGGCTGCGGAGGATGTAACAGTGGCGCAAGCAGTTTTCAATGCAGCTCAGGATCGGACAGACTAA
- the LOC128863711 gene encoding ketimine reductase mu-crystallin isoform X1, with amino-acid sequence MTSAVLYINAEQVRNVLHWPMVCEAVEEAMKSVAHSHEHSCPGSNRPLTNQPARSMTFCGKKSQILLTMPGYVANYRLTAATNNGAAKEHFSTLGCKLVTSFAGNTVRDIPLPNIMANILLFNSETGKLNCIVDGTDITAWRTAAASIVATKYLYFLRYPEGVVRPIKVAIIGTGVQGESHALGMCSSFTVTDIYLWNRTASKAESLAQELKTKAPNARVHVSKNVADAVINADVICVGTYAQTPLVTHEMIKKNHVHINSVGAGQVHFQEIGPDIYDHAKVYIDSWENAKTELKGLKADIIGEVGEVINFGKYPQEDKITVFQSMGMAAEDVTVAQAVFNAAQDRTD; translated from the exons ATGACTTCGGCCGTTCTCTACATAAATGCAGAACAAGTACGAAATGTACTCCATTGGCCTATGGTATGCGAGGCTGTTGAAGAGGCCATGAAGTCAGTTGCGCATTCTCACGAACACTCATGCCCAGGATCCAATCGCCCCCTAACGAACCAGCCAGCACGGAGCATGACATTTTGTGgcaaaaaatcacaaatattaTTAACAATGCCAGGATATGTAGCCAACTACCGGCTTACCGCCGCGACAAACAATGGagcagctaaagaacattttAGTACGCTAGGCTGCAAACTTGTAACATCATTTGCGGGAAACACGGTGCGTGACATTCCATTACCGAATATTATGGCAAATATACTCCTTTTTAATTCGGAAACtggaaaattaaattgtattgtTGATGGCACAGATATCACTGCTTGGCGTACAGCAGCTGCTTCCATTGTGGCCACCAAGTACCTGTATTTTCTCCGTTATCCTGAAGGTGTTGTACGGCCAATTAAGGTGGCAATTATTGGTACCGGAGTTCAAGGTGAAAGCCATGCTCTTGGAATGTGTTCATCTTTCACAGTTACCGATATTTATCTTTGGAACCGTACTGCCAGCAAAGCCGAGTCATTAGCGCAAGAACTGAAAACAAAGGCACCTAATGCACGGGTTCATGTAAGCAAGAACGTTGCCGATGCAGTAATTAATGCCGATGTAATTTGTGTGGGCACTTATGCCCAAACGCCTCTAGTTACGCACGAGATGATTAAGAAAAATCATGTTCACATCAACT CGGTCGGCGCAGGGCAAGTGCACTTTCAAGAAATTGGGCCTGATATTTACGATCACGCAAAGGTATATATTGATTCGTGGGAAAACGCGAAAACAGAGTTGAAAGGTTTGAAAGCTGACATCATTGGCGAAGTGGGAGAAGTAATCAATTTTGGGAAATACCCACAGGAGGATAAAATAACAGTATTTCAATCAATGG GTATGGCTGCGGAGGATGTAACAGTGGCGCAAGCAGTTTTCAATGCAGCTCAGGATCGGACAGACTAA
- the LOC128863960 gene encoding serine--tRNA ligase, cytoplasmic gives MVLDLDLFRSDKGGNPDAIRENQKKRFKDLALVEAVIEQDTLWRQRRHRADNLNKVKNLCSKEIGEKMKKKEPQGDAAEEIPECISENLDELNSEVLRQLTVNQIKKVRLIIDKAMLDNERCLQQAEQLRNTALREVGNHLHESVPVSNDEDENRVERTYGDCQRRGKYSHVDLIVMIDGMDAEKGAVVSGGRGYFLTGPAVFLEQALIQHSLHMLANRGYTPLYTPFFMRKEVMQEVAQLSQFDEELYKVIGKTSERGDEVGTDEKYLIATSEQPIAAFHRDEWLPEASLPIKYAGLSTCFRQEVGSHGRDTRGIFRVHQFEKVEQFVLTSPHDNKSWEMMDEMIDNAENFCQSLEIPYRIVNIVSGALNHAASKKLDLEAWFGGSGAFRELVSCSNCLDYQARRLLVRFGQTKKMNSSVDYVHMLNATMCATTRVICAILENHQTATGVRVPEPLKKYMPEKYRDEIPFVKPAPIDLEAAAATGKKVKGKKDPAA, from the coding sequence ATGGTTTTGGATTTAGATTTGTTCCGTAGCGATAAGGGCGGAAATCCAGACGCTATTAGAGAGAATCAGAAAAAACGTTTTAAGGATTTGGCTCTTGTGGAGGCTGTCATAGAACAAGACACTTTATGGAGACAACGACGACACCGTGCAGATaacttaaataaagtaaaaaatctatGCAGCAAAGAGATTGgagaaaaaatgaagaaaaaggagCCACAAGGAGATGCAGCAGAAGAGATTCCGGAATGTATAAGTGAAAATTTAGATGAGCTCAACTCCGAAGTGTTGCGGCAGTTGacagtaaatcaaattaaaaaggtTCGGCTTATCATCGATAAAGCAATGTTAGACAATGAACGGTGTCTTCAACAAGCAGAACAACTCCGCAATACTGCTCTGCGTGAGGTTGGCAATCATTTGCATGAGTCTGTGCCAGTGTCCAACGACGAGGACGAAAACCGTGTGGAGCGGACCTATGGTGATTGTCAACGTCGGGGAAAGTACTCGCATGTTGATCTTATTGTAATGATAGACGGTATGGACGCGGAAAAAGGAGCTGTGGTGTCAGGTGGGCGTGGTTATTTCTTAACTGGACCAGCAGTATTTCTTGAACAAGCCCTCATTCAACATTCACTACATATGTTGGCTAATCGTGGTTACACGCCTTTATATACGCCCTTTTTTATGCGCAAAGAAGTTATGCAGGAAGTAGCTCAACTTTCTCAGTTCGATGAAGAGCTATACAAGGTGATAGGAAAGACCAGCGAGCGTGGCGACGAGGTGGGTACCGATGAGAAATACCTCATTGCAACTTCAGAACAACCAATTGCTGCATTTCATCGTGATGAATGGCTTCCCGAAGCTTCTCTTCCAATCAAATATGCTGGTTTGTCTACTTGTTTTCGTCAAGAGGTTGGTTCCCACGGACGCGACACCCGTGGCATTTTTCGGGTCCATCAGTTTGAAAAAGTAGAACAGTTCGTACTTACTTCACCTCATGACAATAAATCATGGGAGATGATGGATGAAATGATTGATAATGCAGAAAATTTCTGTCAGTCTCTAGAGATTCCATATCGCattgtaaatattgtttcaGGTGCACTTAACCATGCTGCTTCGAAGAAGTTGGATTTAGAAGCTTGGTTCGGTGGTAGCGGAGCATTCCGGGAACTTGTTTCCTGCTCAAATTGTTTAGATTATCAGGCTCGACGTTTGCTTGTTCGTTTTGGTCAAACAAAGAAAATGAACTCATCTGTCGATTATGTCCATATGTTAAACGCTACAATGTGCGCAACAACACGCGTTATTTGCGCTATTCTGGAGAATCATCAAACTGCGACTGGTGTGCGAGTACCGGAACCATTGAAAAAATACATGCCAGAAAAATATCGTGATGAAATTCCTTTTGTAAAACCAGCACCTATTGATCTAGAGGCGGCCGCAGCTACAGGCAAGAAAGTTAAAGGAAAAAAGGACCCCGCTGCTTAG